One region of Armigeres subalbatus isolate Guangzhou_Male chromosome 3, GZ_Asu_2, whole genome shotgun sequence genomic DNA includes:
- the LOC134225274 gene encoding uncharacterized protein LOC134225274: MKSLFCQISKWLPGAGSKKRSTRDYKYKKCIYRGGEHFPLLRMRIGGRSDSNFIALSGGDLLPGTSFGLVWESSSSFNAMYRCPRQLLTATVPHLEVHQNVSRIGQLHRSEGRA; the protein is encoded by the exons ATGAAAAGTTTATTTTGTCAGATATCAAAATGGCTGCCTGGAGCCGGCTCGAAAAAACGGTCGACCCGTGATTATAAATACAAG AAGTGTATCTACCGAG GTGGCGAACATTTTCCCTTGCTTCGTATGCGCATCGGAGGCAGATCGGATTCcaatttcattgctttatccGGCGGAGATCTGTTGCCGGGAACATCCTTCGGACTTGTCTGGGAATCGTCTTCCAGTTTCAACGCAATGTACAGATGCCCAAGGCAGCTCCTCACAGCAACAGTGCCACACCTTGAAGTGCATCAAAATGTTTCTCGGATCGGACAACTGCACCGTTCTGAAGGCCGTGCGTAA